In one Streptomyces sp. NBC_01304 genomic region, the following are encoded:
- a CDS encoding helix-turn-helix transcriptional regulator, with product MGQKPNVLTPYESSAHYLGARMREWRGELSLANLAARTNFHSTYLGRSERGQQLPSIEMVTAYDRAVGAGGVLVQLRQDIENGIDIRAYDAADGANSGLHGAKAPATLADKLDAQTPWTGEAISLPILHEGKVTFVSVPRRAFFGLSAAAALTAAVPSTALASTDGAPPLIVPDAHPIQHLRDMRRLLIDMDNVMGPRSVLQKTTEQIHVIQTLIKTRTGTDQRELKQLRTQYAEFLGWAHQDAGDFRAAQYWTDRALEWSYSSGDPDLTVYVLARKAQLAGDMGDPMLAIDNGEAARAMARPDTKLPAVAAVYSAHGFALQKNAAAAHRAYDEALELISSRDLDPASNWGVWLDAAYIEVHRARSLEALGQHQEAAAGFAKAISDLPSGYTRDRGVYLAREAVAYAGAGEPDRAAQIGIEALSVGASTQSARILTELAHLDTALTRWHTVTDVAQFHEVLRSTIPQSA from the coding sequence GTGGGGCAGAAGCCGAACGTCCTGACGCCGTACGAGAGCAGCGCCCACTACCTGGGTGCGCGGATGCGCGAATGGCGCGGCGAGCTCTCGCTGGCCAACCTCGCAGCTCGGACCAACTTTCACTCCACGTACCTGGGACGGTCCGAGCGCGGGCAACAGCTCCCGAGCATCGAGATGGTCACCGCCTACGACCGCGCGGTGGGCGCGGGCGGAGTGCTCGTCCAGCTGCGTCAGGACATCGAGAACGGCATCGACATCCGCGCCTACGACGCTGCGGATGGAGCCAATTCGGGGCTCCATGGAGCTAAAGCACCGGCGACTCTGGCCGACAAACTGGACGCGCAGACACCGTGGACCGGGGAGGCGATCTCTCTCCCCATCCTCCACGAAGGAAAGGTCACCTTTGTGTCTGTGCCCCGTCGCGCCTTCTTCGGCCTCAGCGCCGCAGCTGCTCTTACCGCGGCTGTGCCCTCCACAGCGCTCGCCTCCACGGACGGCGCTCCACCCCTGATCGTCCCGGATGCGCATCCGATCCAGCACCTGCGAGATATGCGGCGACTGCTCATCGACATGGACAACGTGATGGGGCCGCGCTCGGTCCTGCAGAAGACGACGGAGCAGATCCATGTCATCCAGACACTGATCAAGACCCGGACCGGTACAGATCAGCGGGAGCTGAAGCAACTGCGGACGCAGTACGCCGAGTTCCTCGGCTGGGCCCACCAGGACGCTGGCGACTTCCGGGCCGCACAGTACTGGACTGACCGTGCCCTTGAATGGTCTTACTCCAGCGGAGACCCGGACCTCACCGTGTACGTGCTCGCACGTAAAGCGCAGCTGGCGGGTGACATGGGAGACCCCATGCTCGCGATCGACAACGGCGAGGCGGCCCGCGCCATGGCCCGACCCGACACCAAACTCCCTGCGGTGGCCGCTGTGTACTCCGCCCATGGCTTCGCCCTGCAGAAGAATGCGGCGGCCGCGCACCGCGCCTATGACGAAGCCCTGGAACTGATCAGCTCCAGGGACCTCGACCCAGCCTCAAACTGGGGCGTCTGGCTGGACGCGGCCTACATCGAAGTGCACCGAGCTCGCAGCCTGGAAGCGCTGGGCCAGCACCAGGAGGCAGCGGCCGGGTTCGCCAAGGCGATCAGCGACCTGCCCTCCGGATACACCCGAGACCGAGGCGTGTACCTGGCACGCGAGGCTGTCGCGTACGCAGGCGCCGGGGAGCCGGACCGCGCAGCGCAGATCGGGATAGAGGCCTTGTCGGTGGGCGCGAGCACCCAGTCGGCACGGATCCTCACCGAGCTTGCCCACCTCGACACCGCCTTGACCCGGTGGCATACGGTCACGGACGTGGCCCAGTTCCATGAGGTGCTGAGGAGCACGATTCCCCAGAGCGCCTAG
- a CDS encoding RibD family protein translates to MPRPYVLLSVATSVDGHIDDTSPNRLLLSNAADFQRVDQVRAESDAILIGAGTMRADNPRLLVNSEERRAARIAAGKPEYPLKVTISGSGDLDPDLKFWHFGGAKVAYTTDAGAEKLRERLAGLADVVSLGETIDFGRLLDDLGARGIERLMVEGGGHVHTAFLSLGLVDEIHLAIAPLLVGQADAPSFLHPADYPGGSTHRMKLAEVQQIGDVVLLRYLPKQESDQ, encoded by the coding sequence ATGCCCCGCCCCTACGTACTGCTCAGCGTCGCCACCTCGGTCGACGGTCACATCGACGACACCAGCCCCAACCGACTGCTGCTGTCCAACGCTGCAGATTTCCAGCGAGTCGATCAGGTCCGCGCCGAATCCGACGCCATCCTCATCGGTGCCGGCACCATGCGCGCCGACAACCCCAGGCTGCTGGTCAACAGCGAAGAACGGCGTGCCGCCCGAATCGCTGCGGGCAAGCCCGAGTACCCACTGAAGGTCACCATCAGCGGGTCCGGCGACCTCGACCCGGACCTCAAGTTCTGGCACTTCGGCGGCGCCAAAGTCGCGTACACCACCGACGCCGGAGCAGAGAAGCTGCGCGAGCGGCTCGCAGGCCTCGCCGACGTCGTCTCCCTCGGCGAGACCATTGACTTCGGCCGGCTCCTGGACGACCTTGGCGCCCGCGGAATCGAGCGCCTCATGGTCGAAGGCGGCGGCCACGTCCACACCGCCTTCCTCTCCCTCGGCCTGGTCGACGAGATCCATCTGGCCATCGCTCCCCTACTCGTTGGCCAGGCCGACGCCCCCTCCTTCCTCCACCCCGCCGACTACCCGGGCGGCTCCACCCACCGGATGAAGCTCGCCGAAGTCCAGCAGATCGGCGACGTCGTGCTGCTGCGCTACCTGCCCAAGCAGGAGAGCGACCAGTGA
- a CDS encoding deaminase, translating into MTTATPADDMWMRMAVELAHHCPPAEGAYSVGAVIVDRHGDEVARGYSREDGDPHVHAEEAALGKVTDSDRLQGGTIYSSLEPCSQRKSRPVSCAEHILRSGLSRVVIAWREPAYFVDNCQGAELLTAAGLSVVELPLYASDAREANKHLDLPE; encoded by the coding sequence GTGACGACCGCAACGCCCGCCGACGACATGTGGATGCGGATGGCCGTCGAGCTCGCCCACCACTGTCCGCCCGCCGAGGGCGCATACAGCGTCGGCGCGGTCATCGTCGACCGCCACGGCGACGAGGTCGCCCGCGGCTACTCCCGTGAAGACGGCGACCCCCATGTTCACGCCGAAGAGGCCGCACTCGGCAAGGTCACGGACTCGGACCGACTGCAGGGCGGAACGATCTACAGCTCCCTGGAGCCCTGCAGCCAACGCAAGTCCCGGCCAGTGAGCTGCGCCGAACACATCCTGCGCTCCGGCCTGTCCCGCGTCGTCATCGCCTGGCGGGAACCCGCGTACTTCGTCGACAACTGCCAGGGCGCCGAGCTCCTGACCGCCGCTGGCCTCAGCGTCGTGGAACTCCCGCTCTACGCCAGCGACGCCCGCGAAGCCAACAAGCACCTGGACCTTCCGGAGTAG
- a CDS encoding ParA family protein, translated as MNTQERPMQRRYPDGPVAIGMANEGGGTRKSTGGVNACVELARRGKKVWLIDGDPTMIASCYLGYGVTNQKYNPQRVKEVYDRLDAMTTIYDVVLGEAKLTEALVPARTRIKPSEFNDDPHADDDDHFEVIPNLFLAVGSRAMSQASASINDITKATCDEYWLRRAIEDLPPEEAPDVIVVDFRGAVDTLEISYLCALDYIVGCLKPDPKDDDTLTKLESLIEQGRRKFQFSGGSAEMRHVLFNGYVTNRGAFFVDKWKQTLDFYGEKTLPYISENVQFYEAMEAQEPVLYWCGENSKAAKEFAKVVDNLDLISH; from the coding sequence GTGAACACCCAGGAGCGCCCGATGCAGCGACGGTATCCCGACGGTCCGGTGGCCATCGGCATGGCGAACGAAGGCGGCGGCACCCGAAAGAGCACGGGCGGTGTCAACGCGTGCGTTGAACTCGCGCGGCGAGGCAAGAAAGTCTGGCTCATCGACGGAGACCCGACCATGATCGCCAGCTGCTATCTGGGATACGGGGTCACCAATCAGAAGTACAACCCCCAGCGGGTCAAAGAGGTCTATGACCGTCTCGACGCGATGACCACGATCTACGACGTGGTGCTGGGCGAGGCCAAGCTCACCGAGGCTCTGGTGCCTGCGCGCACGCGGATCAAGCCGAGTGAGTTCAACGACGATCCCCACGCGGACGATGACGATCACTTTGAAGTGATCCCGAATCTGTTCCTCGCGGTCGGGTCACGGGCGATGTCTCAGGCCTCGGCAAGCATCAACGACATCACGAAGGCGACGTGCGACGAGTACTGGCTGCGTCGTGCCATCGAGGACCTTCCTCCGGAGGAGGCTCCTGACGTCATCGTGGTGGACTTCAGGGGCGCAGTGGACACCCTGGAGATTTCGTATCTCTGCGCACTGGACTACATCGTCGGCTGCCTCAAGCCGGATCCCAAGGATGACGACACCCTCACCAAGCTGGAAAGCCTCATCGAGCAGGGGCGTCGCAAATTCCAGTTCTCCGGCGGATCGGCGGAGATGCGGCATGTGCTGTTCAACGGCTACGTCACCAACCGAGGCGCCTTCTTCGTCGACAAGTGGAAGCAGACGCTGGACTTCTACGGTGAGAAGACCCTCCCGTACATCTCAGAGAACGTGCAGTTCTACGAAGCAATGGAGGCCCAGGAACCAGTGCTGTACTGGTGCGGTGAGAACTCCAAGGCTGCCAAGGAGTTCGCGAAGGTCGTAGACAACCTCGACCTCATCTCCCACTGA
- a CDS encoding ParB/RepB/Spo0J family partition protein, whose product MPRTKPGSQGGQKPDGQRPTGKGKNDTDRTPFRNMVEGERFMADISQIAPNPRNVREDWEWEEADFEDFVGNVEQHDVLQDPTVIAKAVFVLKFPDDAKHVPENALWVLGMGERRWRAAVRLGKKQLPVVLRNSSADKMDEVLWSENQSRKGLDPIQEAIIFQRFRTEQKLNAEQIAARLGKRGDKALSGSEISKKIKLLQLTDGPARRAVRQRKLGVDPAYQLLNKLRTTKKVEEAWALMEREGIGWQKALEALAPSEKKPSKKSEPQPNFSSTKTGTDIETPKLPAQGGSSDVSNKADAEARRARSIACQHVLSQRTYGEPDELAERLARSILVHAGEPAAQAGMTLLEGAGIPVPEAPLNGTGLARLADAIALASDEFRASSRSSSDWDEHDVRHIKQLVTEAGYAPSPTEAQHIASGAELQQ is encoded by the coding sequence ATGCCCCGGACGAAGCCAGGCTCGCAGGGTGGCCAGAAGCCCGACGGCCAGCGTCCGACCGGCAAGGGGAAGAACGACACGGACCGTACCCCCTTCCGGAACATGGTTGAGGGCGAGCGGTTCATGGCCGATATTTCCCAGATCGCTCCCAACCCTCGGAACGTGCGCGAGGACTGGGAATGGGAAGAGGCCGACTTCGAGGACTTCGTGGGCAACGTGGAGCAGCACGACGTGCTGCAAGACCCCACCGTCATCGCGAAAGCCGTGTTCGTGCTGAAGTTCCCCGACGACGCAAAGCACGTTCCGGAGAACGCGCTATGGGTTCTGGGTATGGGCGAGCGTCGTTGGCGTGCCGCTGTCCGCCTCGGCAAGAAGCAGCTTCCCGTCGTTCTGAGGAATTCCTCTGCAGACAAGATGGACGAGGTCCTCTGGAGCGAGAACCAGTCCCGCAAGGGCTTGGACCCGATCCAGGAAGCCATCATCTTCCAGAGGTTCCGCACTGAGCAGAAGCTCAACGCCGAGCAGATCGCGGCCCGGCTGGGCAAGCGTGGCGACAAGGCCCTCAGCGGGTCCGAAATCTCCAAGAAGATCAAGCTGCTGCAGCTCACCGACGGGCCGGCCCGTCGGGCAGTCCGGCAGCGCAAGCTGGGTGTTGACCCCGCCTACCAGCTGCTCAACAAGCTCCGCACCACCAAGAAGGTCGAAGAGGCATGGGCCTTGATGGAGCGCGAGGGCATCGGCTGGCAGAAGGCCCTCGAGGCTCTGGCGCCCTCCGAGAAGAAGCCCTCAAAGAAATCGGAGCCTCAGCCTAATTTTTCGTCGACGAAAACCGGCACCGACATCGAGACCCCCAAGTTGCCTGCGCAGGGAGGCAGCAGCGACGTCAGCAACAAGGCGGACGCTGAGGCGCGGCGGGCTCGTTCGATCGCTTGCCAGCACGTACTGTCTCAGCGCACTTACGGTGAGCCCGATGAACTCGCTGAACGCCTGGCGCGGTCGATCCTGGTGCACGCGGGTGAGCCTGCGGCACAGGCAGGCATGACGCTCCTTGAAGGAGCAGGCATCCCGGTTCCCGAGGCGCCCTTGAACGGGACCGGGCTGGCCCGGCTGGCCGACGCCATCGCCCTTGCCTCGGACGAGTTCCGCGCCAGCTCCCGCAGCAGCAGCGATTGGGATGAGCACGACGTGCGCCACATCAAGCAGCTCGTCACCGAGGCCGGCTACGCCCCGAGCCCGACTGAGGCCCAGCACATCGCCAGCGGGGCGGAACTGCAGCAGTGA
- a CDS encoding nuclease-related domain-containing protein: protein MSRPASVLGTPGASAQRRANELRRQELRFQRRRAARWIVVAIVLWVCAAEVAGSVLPTFIDWLAGATAPYALLKRFFEPGAEVQRWTAGAAAERRTAKHLDALARRGWSVLHDRAIPNSRRNLDHLALLPDGLGAVYIDSKSTRGGGKAGLRGDALVLGKTAYPDAIKGVLREAEEASRALRVPVHPVIAIQGASVPGGRLKHSSGLDIVAARDLRALLTAIPHQRNPQALAELTDTADQRLPRYTAG, encoded by the coding sequence ATGAGCCGCCCCGCCTCGGTCCTGGGTACCCCCGGCGCCTCCGCGCAGCGCCGTGCCAACGAGCTGCGCCGCCAGGAGCTGCGGTTCCAGCGGCGCCGCGCCGCGCGCTGGATAGTGGTCGCGATCGTCCTGTGGGTCTGCGCCGCCGAGGTCGCCGGCAGCGTGCTGCCCACGTTCATCGACTGGCTCGCCGGAGCAACGGCGCCCTACGCGCTGCTGAAGAGGTTCTTCGAGCCCGGAGCCGAAGTGCAGCGCTGGACGGCCGGAGCAGCCGCCGAGCGGCGCACCGCCAAGCATCTCGACGCCCTCGCCCGGCGCGGCTGGAGCGTCCTGCACGACCGGGCGATCCCCAACTCCCGTCGAAATTTGGATCACTTGGCGCTGCTTCCAGATGGCCTTGGCGCGGTCTACATCGACAGTAAGAGCACCCGTGGCGGTGGCAAGGCCGGCCTGCGCGGCGACGCGCTCGTGCTCGGCAAGACCGCCTACCCGGACGCTATCAAGGGCGTCCTTCGCGAGGCCGAGGAGGCCTCCCGTGCGCTGCGGGTTCCTGTGCATCCCGTGATCGCCATACAGGGGGCCTCAGTTCCTGGGGGCCGCCTCAAGCACTCCAGCGGACTCGACATCGTCGCCGCCCGCGACCTGCGCGCCCTGCTCACCGCGATCCCGCATCAGCGCAACCCGCAGGCCCTCGCGGAGCTCACCGACACGGCCGACCAGCGCCTGCCCCGCTACACCGCCGGCTGA
- a CDS encoding C40 family peptidase — protein sequence MRKVGLVIATVTAGGVFAAYSLMSAVTAPLQGLDLEGVACAALDYKLGKLFNISAEQKANAEVIIEVGSAMGISPKGQVVAIATAMQESGLRNINYGDRDSIGLFQQRPSQGWGSQAQIMNPRYSASKFYNSLVKVNNWQNMAVTDAAQAVQRSGFPDAYAKHEATASQIVTSAYASKSGGGGGGGVQQINASSGCIPQPNPASYKTRGYVSKAMSQVGKPYVWGGTGPNGFDCSGLIVWAWRQEGYQLKVRTSQQMYDAAVPVRRGQEKPGDLIFTEFEAGGPAHVMIVVERGLALEAPRTGLDVRTRAYNPDTENMRFGRLPQSQMTAATAQA from the coding sequence ATGCGCAAGGTCGGTCTCGTCATAGCCACCGTGACGGCCGGCGGCGTGTTCGCCGCCTACTCCCTGATGAGCGCCGTCACCGCCCCGCTGCAGGGTCTCGATCTGGAGGGCGTGGCCTGCGCCGCGCTCGACTACAAGCTCGGCAAGTTGTTCAACATCTCTGCCGAGCAGAAGGCCAACGCCGAAGTCATCATCGAGGTGGGCTCCGCCATGGGGATCTCGCCCAAGGGGCAGGTCGTGGCCATCGCCACCGCGATGCAGGAATCGGGGCTGCGGAACATCAACTACGGGGACCGGGATTCGATCGGGCTGTTCCAGCAGCGGCCGTCGCAGGGCTGGGGCAGCCAGGCACAGATCATGAACCCGCGCTATTCCGCGTCCAAGTTCTACAACTCCCTGGTCAAGGTCAACAACTGGCAGAACATGGCCGTCACCGACGCGGCGCAGGCGGTGCAGCGCTCCGGTTTCCCGGACGCGTACGCCAAGCACGAGGCGACGGCCTCGCAGATCGTCACCTCCGCCTACGCCTCCAAGTCCGGAGGCGGAGGCGGAGGCGGGGTGCAGCAGATCAACGCCAGTTCGGGCTGCATCCCCCAGCCCAACCCGGCCAGCTACAAGACCCGCGGCTACGTGTCCAAGGCGATGAGCCAGGTCGGCAAGCCGTACGTGTGGGGCGGCACCGGGCCCAACGGATTTGATTGCAGCGGGTTGATCGTGTGGGCCTGGCGTCAGGAGGGCTACCAGCTGAAGGTGCGCACCAGCCAGCAGATGTACGACGCTGCTGTACCGGTGCGCCGGGGCCAGGAGAAGCCCGGCGACCTGATCTTCACGGAGTTCGAGGCGGGTGGGCCCGCGCACGTGATGATCGTGGTCGAGCGCGGACTCGCCCTTGAGGCGCCGCGGACCGGGCTCGATGTCCGGACCCGCGCCTACAACCCCGATACCGAGAACATGCGGTTCGGGCGTCTGCCCCAGTCCCAGATGACCGCGGCCACTGCGCAGGCCTGA
- a CDS encoding ATP-binding protein: MSRDTTRKGFFRRSGLQTTGPSQPKARRDRTGLQLTDIVGNLTITRTGQVIAWYVAEPKRWSYLTSADANALIVRHAQRLAQLVGRRVHVRVTHRPYAVDRWAASLHAAAVNPLPGWEKYLVQEQQKVARLPLDDKITYYGVQVGKITNVGQALQKLASNSIHKQLTKLQSDINSVDRIMGGPGMDAYRAKASDMDWLMTRSLGLGLPAPTHRSPQPTDVWHESDLGEWTDGIEWTSPSPFSNHIVVSGNRAGRREQRYVTVLTMGRMDLPEIPESGWGPWLQRLDQLRFSYELSATIDVRESTEAGNEIVKQLDQVRHQISHHAEHGVQPPLSLSRQSQIGKVIEDDISHGAAGLSTRVRGWFRVALSAPTLELLEERVTKLRERYEPNVLIAQPKGQYAMAREFIPGEGLSSESYSRRMPVRTLGASLPAVTSDIGDRIGPNIGYTSGVSRRPVMWHPWMAMEQRDANGLTVVLGTQGSGKTALCGSIAYHTLMMGAPWVVLDPSGPVNRLCEMDELKPFSKAINLMHAEAGTLNPYRMIPDPDRADFKPESSEEYRAAENPQLAAERAFQTEMLRARRARNTLAMDVLLMMLPQQLANAPQTHLVLTQALEQVEATINSSPRDIINALRNLQTGYTDEAKSIAQMLATAAETPHGQLMFPSADGGDDGYQTRNWRLVVFNLKGLSLPSADVKAQDWGVEERLSVPMLHLAAWYAQSRIYHRDVGERKGLWIDEAHDLARVTSGRELLRRTGRDSRKHNTRALLSTQDGQDPLSIGIENWVDSVFVGKTVGDEAQKAALKLLRIESGNGYEDVLAGLSPIIRDREPHERDREFIFYDNGRVERITIPLRHRPALYNALNTRPGQRRSANGQVDDLNPWMSMTKQGGQA, translated from the coding sequence TTGTCCCGCGACACCACTCGCAAAGGATTCTTCCGCCGCTCCGGTCTGCAGACCACAGGCCCCTCCCAGCCCAAGGCCCGCCGCGACCGCACCGGTCTGCAGCTGACCGACATCGTCGGCAACCTGACCATCACCCGTACCGGGCAGGTCATCGCCTGGTACGTCGCCGAGCCCAAGCGCTGGTCCTACCTGACCAGCGCCGACGCCAACGCCTTGATCGTCCGCCACGCGCAGCGCCTGGCCCAGCTGGTCGGGCGCCGTGTCCATGTCCGTGTCACCCACCGGCCCTACGCCGTCGACCGGTGGGCGGCCTCGCTGCACGCCGCTGCGGTCAACCCGCTGCCGGGCTGGGAGAAGTACCTGGTCCAGGAGCAGCAGAAGGTCGCCCGCCTGCCCCTGGACGACAAGATCACCTATTACGGGGTGCAGGTCGGCAAGATCACCAACGTAGGCCAGGCCCTGCAGAAGCTGGCCTCCAACTCGATCCACAAGCAGCTGACGAAGCTGCAGTCGGACATCAACTCCGTTGACCGGATCATGGGCGGGCCCGGCATGGACGCCTACCGGGCCAAGGCCTCCGACATGGACTGGCTGATGACGCGGTCCCTGGGGCTGGGGCTGCCCGCCCCGACGCACCGCAGCCCGCAGCCGACCGACGTGTGGCACGAGTCCGACCTGGGTGAGTGGACCGACGGGATCGAGTGGACCTCTCCCTCCCCGTTCTCCAACCACATTGTCGTCTCCGGCAACCGCGCCGGCCGTCGCGAGCAGCGCTATGTCACGGTCCTGACGATGGGCCGCATGGACCTGCCCGAGATCCCCGAGTCGGGATGGGGGCCCTGGCTGCAGCGTCTGGACCAACTCCGGTTCAGCTACGAGCTGTCGGCCACGATCGACGTCCGCGAGTCCACCGAAGCGGGCAACGAGATCGTCAAGCAGCTCGACCAGGTGCGCCACCAGATCTCGCACCACGCCGAGCATGGGGTGCAGCCCCCGCTGTCGCTCAGCCGGCAGTCGCAGATCGGCAAGGTCATCGAGGACGACATCAGCCACGGCGCGGCCGGGCTGAGCACCCGGGTGCGCGGCTGGTTCAGGGTCGCTCTGTCCGCGCCCACCCTGGAGCTCCTGGAGGAGCGCGTCACCAAGCTCCGGGAGCGCTACGAGCCGAACGTGCTGATCGCCCAGCCCAAAGGCCAGTACGCCATGGCCAGGGAGTTCATCCCCGGCGAAGGCCTGTCGAGCGAGTCCTATTCCAGGCGGATGCCGGTCCGCACGCTGGGAGCCAGCCTGCCCGCCGTCACCTCCGACATCGGCGACCGGATCGGCCCCAACATCGGCTATACGTCCGGGGTTTCGCGCCGCCCGGTCATGTGGCACCCCTGGATGGCCATGGAACAGCGGGACGCCAACGGGCTGACCGTCGTGCTGGGCACCCAGGGCAGCGGCAAGACCGCGCTGTGCGGGTCGATCGCCTACCACACGCTGATGATGGGAGCGCCCTGGGTGGTCCTGGACCCCTCGGGTCCGGTCAACCGGCTGTGCGAGATGGACGAGCTCAAGCCCTTCTCCAAGGCCATCAACCTGATGCACGCCGAGGCGGGCACGCTCAACCCCTACCGGATGATCCCCGACCCGGACCGGGCGGACTTCAAGCCGGAGTCCTCCGAGGAGTACCGCGCAGCGGAGAACCCGCAGCTCGCCGCCGAACGCGCCTTCCAGACCGAGATGTTGCGCGCCCGCCGCGCGCGCAACACCCTCGCCATGGACGTGCTGTTGATGATGCTGCCGCAGCAGCTCGCCAACGCCCCGCAGACCCACCTGGTGTTGACGCAGGCCCTCGAGCAGGTCGAGGCAACCATCAACAGCTCACCGCGCGACATCATCAACGCCCTGAGGAACCTGCAGACCGGCTACACCGACGAGGCAAAGAGCATCGCGCAGATGCTGGCGACCGCCGCGGAAACCCCGCACGGGCAGCTGATGTTCCCCAGCGCCGACGGCGGTGACGACGGCTACCAGACCAGGAACTGGAGGCTTGTCGTCTTCAACCTCAAGGGCCTGTCCCTGCCGTCCGCCGACGTCAAAGCCCAGGACTGGGGCGTCGAGGAGCGCCTCAGCGTTCCCATGCTGCACCTGGCCGCCTGGTACGCACAGTCGCGGATCTACCACCGCGACGTCGGCGAGCGGAAGGGTCTGTGGATCGACGAGGCCCACGACCTGGCGCGTGTCACGTCCGGCCGTGAACTGCTGCGGCGCACCGGCCGCGACTCCCGCAAGCACAACACCCGGGCGCTGCTGTCCACCCAGGACGGCCAGGACCCGCTGAGCATCGGCATCGAGAACTGGGTCGACAGCGTGTTCGTCGGCAAGACCGTGGGTGACGAGGCGCAGAAAGCCGCACTCAAACTGCTGCGCATCGAGTCCGGCAACGGATACGAGGACGTCCTGGCCGGCCTCTCCCCCATCATCCGCGACCGCGAGCCCCACGAGCGCGACCGCGAGTTCATCTTCTACGACAACGGCCGCGTAGAGCGCATCACCATCCCGCTGCGCCACCGCCCCGCCCTGTACAACGCGCTCAACACCCGGCCCGGTCAGCGCCGGAGCGCCAACGGCCAGGTGGACGACCTCAACCCGTGGATGTCGATGACCAAGCAGGGAGGCCAGGCATGA
- a CDS encoding ParA family protein — protein sequence MGKGKGGAGCTTASLELAYAATRRRRPDGQPRRAAVIDLDPQGNATDVLEPNTRRIGIKDALAPNDPLALRDVLVPTMWPGVLVAAGGRFLANREADLTARGMATLRQARLSGELSDLVDDVIVDLPKDVGKLSATGLLGIEHLYITARPTIWGAQGAEEMRYTAGRIAQKGNPELQIAGYIIAAYEETSDAERVHTEMRDRFGDLVQDPPVPRRARVPEALESYHTPCREYGGDLTDVADVYQSLYDRLLDKGEESR from the coding sequence GTGGGCAAAGGCAAGGGCGGTGCCGGCTGCACAACGGCCTCGCTCGAGCTGGCGTACGCGGCCACCAGGCGCCGCAGACCAGACGGACAGCCGCGGAGGGCGGCCGTCATCGACCTCGACCCTCAAGGCAACGCGACCGACGTCCTGGAACCGAACACACGCCGGATCGGGATCAAGGACGCACTCGCGCCCAACGACCCACTGGCGCTGCGCGACGTCCTCGTCCCGACCATGTGGCCCGGCGTCCTGGTCGCCGCCGGCGGACGCTTCCTCGCCAACCGCGAAGCGGACCTGACCGCGCGGGGCATGGCCACACTGCGCCAGGCGCGCCTTTCGGGCGAACTCAGCGATTTAGTCGATGACGTGATTGTCGACCTGCCCAAAGATGTCGGGAAACTCTCCGCCACCGGGCTGCTCGGCATCGAACACCTTTACATCACAGCGAGACCCACAATCTGGGGCGCTCAAGGCGCAGAAGAAATGCGCTACACCGCCGGGCGTATCGCGCAGAAGGGAAACCCGGAACTCCAGATCGCGGGCTACATCATCGCGGCCTATGAGGAAACTAGCGACGCCGAACGCGTCCACACTGAAATGCGCGACCGATTTGGTGACCTCGTCCAGGACCCACCCGTTCCACGACGAGCACGCGTTCCCGAGGCACTGGAGAGCTACCACACACCGTGCCGCGAATACGGCGGAGACCTCACCGACGTCGCCGACGTCTATCAAAGCCTCTACGACCGGCTGCTCGACAAGGGGGAGGAGAGCCGATGA
- a CDS encoding ParB family protein, which produces MRRTPAGIRERVEPDPVDVVLGQGLTRHDPVGDDVADSDDTGGVVGVTAQRQGGPASVTPEGADDTTTPPQRQSDTATGVSDTRTRRQTPPTKEATRTDDATGDDTAGAAVPAQGEDSDMTPTTTAGASVRARKETSAGGRSGKGHAATVEEPPIEAMKSASFSLPPSLIARVRAAQWHTQVRPDGHHNVSEMVRKTLIAEVERLEQKYNRGRPFAVVDKLRTGPSPQGAKRGGELRSYKARQKKAAQEEGDGA; this is translated from the coding sequence ATGCGCCGGACCCCAGCGGGAATTCGAGAACGCGTCGAACCCGACCCGGTCGACGTCGTCCTCGGCCAAGGCCTGACGCGTCATGATCCGGTCGGCGACGACGTCGCTGACTCCGACGACACGGGCGGAGTTGTCGGCGTCACGGCACAGCGACAGGGCGGCCCGGCGTCAGTGACACCCGAGGGCGCCGACGACACGACGACACCACCACAACGACAGAGCGATACGGCGACAGGCGTCAGCGACACCCGGACACGACGACAGACGCCACCGACGAAGGAGGCGACACGAACTGATGACGCGACAGGCGACGACACTGCAGGCGCCGCCGTGCCCGCACAGGGCGAGGACAGCGACATGACGCCGACAACGACAGCGGGAGCGAGTGTTCGCGCCCGCAAGGAGACGTCAGCGGGCGGCCGTTCCGGCAAGGGGCATGCGGCCACGGTCGAGGAGCCGCCCATCGAGGCCATGAAGTCGGCCAGCTTCTCCCTGCCGCCCTCGCTCATCGCCAGGGTGCGGGCCGCGCAGTGGCACACACAGGTACGCCCGGACGGACATCACAACGTTTCGGAGATGGTCCGCAAGACCCTGATCGCAGAGGTCGAGCGCCTCGAGCAGAAGTACAACCGGGGCCGGCCCTTCGCGGTCGTCGACAAGCTGCGCACCGGCCCCAGCCCGCAGGGCGCCAAGCGAGGGGGAGAGCTGCGCTCGTACAAGGCGCGGCAGAAGAAGGCCGCTCAGGAAGAAGGTGACGGCGCGTAA